In Rheinheimera sp. MM224, one DNA window encodes the following:
- a CDS encoding sugar phosphate isomerase/epimerase family protein — MPYDHSTLEQKPELLDQQRRQFLKLSALGLGVAGLGMASLPLSAETKASASAAKVVPGLQLYTLRDLMAQSVADTLKLVAGVGYTQVEFAGYYDQSATQLKKIMDSEGLSAPSCHVPLDVMQKDLDKVIEQALVVGHKYLVLPYLMDTDRKTIDQYKALAAFLNKAGEKIQAAGMQLTYHNHDFEFIKLSGQVPYDVLLNETDAKLLQMELDLYWVVKAGLSPLDLIARQPGRFPLWHVKDMDKAGSFADVGKGVIDFKPIFAKADAAGLRHAYVERDQTDNRVETIRQGFSALSKLLS; from the coding sequence ATGCCATACGACCATTCGACCTTAGAACAAAAACCAGAATTGCTGGATCAGCAGCGGCGACAATTTCTGAAACTCAGTGCGCTGGGTTTAGGCGTGGCAGGTTTAGGTATGGCGTCGCTGCCATTATCTGCAGAAACTAAAGCATCAGCCAGTGCTGCTAAAGTAGTCCCAGGGTTGCAGCTTTATACGCTGCGAGATCTGATGGCCCAAAGTGTGGCAGACACCTTAAAACTGGTGGCTGGTGTAGGTTATACCCAGGTTGAATTTGCAGGTTATTACGATCAAAGCGCAACGCAGTTAAAGAAGATCATGGACAGCGAAGGTCTGAGCGCTCCATCCTGCCATGTACCTTTGGATGTAATGCAAAAAGATCTGGATAAGGTGATTGAGCAAGCCTTAGTGGTGGGTCACAAGTATCTGGTACTGCCTTATCTGATGGACACAGACCGTAAAACTATCGACCAATACAAAGCCTTAGCGGCGTTTTTAAACAAAGCCGGCGAAAAAATTCAGGCCGCTGGTATGCAACTGACTTATCACAACCACGACTTTGAGTTTATTAAGCTGTCCGGCCAGGTGCCTTACGATGTGCTGCTGAATGAAACAGACGCCAAACTGCTGCAAATGGAGCTGGATTTATATTGGGTCGTCAAAGCAGGCCTTAGTCCACTGGATTTAATAGCCCGCCAACCAGGCCGCTTCCCACTTTGGCATGTCAAAGACATGGACAAAGCAGGTAGTTTTGCGGATGTAGGCAAAGGTGTGATTGATTTCAAACCTATTTTTGCCAAAGCCGATGCAGCAGGTTTACGCCACGCTTATGTCGAACGCGACCAAACCGACAACAGAGTGGAAACTATTCGTCAGGGCTTTAGCGCGTTAAGCAAGTTACTAAGCTGA
- a CDS encoding sugar phosphate isomerase/epimerase family protein, whose product MNKMKGPAIFLAQFMGDEAPFNHVVSMAKWAADLGYKGIQVPTNNPAFFDLESAATSQAYCDEIQAKCRAAGVEITELSTHLQGQLVAVHPAYDELFDNFAPEALRGKPAERTQWAVKQLKLAAKASQNLGLKAHATFSGALLWHLVYPWPQRPAGLVEQGFAELAKRWLPILDAFDEAGVDVCYEIHPGEDLHDGATFEMFLAATNNHPRANILFDPSHFVLQQLDYLDFIDRYHSRIKMYHVKDAEFRPNGRSGVYGGYQDWVNRPGRFRSLGDGQVDFKSIFSKLTQYDFDGWAVLEWECCLKDSTQGAREGAPFIASHLIEKAGRAFDDFAGAKTDEARNRRILGLKP is encoded by the coding sequence ATGAATAAAATGAAAGGGCCAGCCATATTTCTGGCTCAGTTTATGGGCGACGAAGCTCCATTTAACCACGTGGTCAGCATGGCCAAATGGGCTGCAGACTTAGGCTACAAAGGCATTCAGGTGCCGACTAATAACCCGGCCTTTTTTGATTTGGAGTCAGCGGCGACCAGTCAGGCCTATTGTGATGAGATTCAGGCCAAATGCCGCGCTGCCGGTGTTGAAATCACTGAGCTGTCGACTCACTTGCAGGGCCAGTTAGTGGCTGTGCATCCGGCTTATGACGAGTTGTTTGATAACTTCGCACCTGAAGCTTTACGTGGCAAACCGGCTGAACGCACACAATGGGCTGTGAAGCAGTTAAAGCTGGCGGCTAAAGCCAGTCAGAATTTAGGCTTAAAAGCTCATGCGACTTTTTCCGGCGCTTTGCTGTGGCATTTAGTGTATCCATGGCCGCAACGTCCTGCGGGTTTGGTGGAGCAGGGTTTTGCAGAATTGGCTAAACGCTGGTTGCCAATTCTTGATGCCTTTGATGAAGCTGGAGTGGATGTTTGTTATGAAATCCACCCGGGCGAGGATTTACATGACGGCGCTACCTTCGAGATGTTTTTAGCAGCCACCAACAACCATCCGCGCGCCAATATTTTGTTCGATCCAAGTCACTTTGTGCTGCAGCAACTGGATTATTTAGATTTTATCGACCGCTACCACAGCAGAATCAAAATGTACCATGTCAAAGATGCTGAGTTCCGTCCTAATGGCCGCAGCGGTGTTTATGGTGGTTATCAGGATTGGGTGAACAGACCAGGACGCTTCCGTTCTTTAGGTGACGGTCAGGTTGATTTTAAAAGTATTTTCAGCAAGTTAACCCAATATGATTTCGACGGTTGGGCAGTGCTGGAATGGGAATGTTGTTTAAAAGATTCAACCCAGGGCGCACGCGAAGGGGCTCCATTTATCGCGTCTCACCTGATTGAAAAGGCTGGCAGAGCCTTTGATGACTTTGCTGGTGCTAAAACAGACGAGGCGCGTAACCGCCGGATCTTGGGGTTAAAACCGTAA
- a CDS encoding nucleoside permease, translating to MNSIKIRLCSMMFLQFFIWGGWFVTLGTFLSQNLQATGPQTGMAFSTQSWGAIIAPFIVGLIADRFFNAERLLGVLHLAGAVLLYFMYQAADFTTFYPLVLGYMLAYMPTLALVNSVSFGQLKQPELEFGQIRVWGTIGWIAAGLVISYAFGWDAQQAIADGALKNTFLMCAVASLVLGLYSFTLPATPPAGRGQQLKLGELLGLDALALLKDRNFALFFLASVLICIPLAFYYQNANPFLTGIGVENATGKMTLGQVSEVLFMLALPLFLNRFGIRWTLLLGMAAWVLRYVLFAYGDAGQGLWLLVIGIALHGICYDFFFVSGQIYTNSKAGVKIRSAAQGLITLATYGIGMLIGFSVAGQITQAYSSAEATDWTSIWLFPAVFAAVVLVLFALIFKNETLQQAEDKQP from the coding sequence ATGAACAGCATAAAAATACGCTTATGCAGCATGATGTTTTTACAGTTCTTTATCTGGGGTGGCTGGTTTGTCACTTTAGGTACTTTTTTAAGCCAGAACCTGCAGGCTACTGGCCCACAAACTGGTATGGCTTTTTCAACTCAGTCCTGGGGCGCTATTATTGCGCCATTTATAGTCGGCTTAATCGCCGACCGTTTTTTTAACGCTGAACGTTTATTGGGTGTGCTGCATTTAGCTGGTGCGGTTTTACTATACTTTATGTATCAGGCCGCTGATTTTACTACCTTTTATCCACTGGTTTTAGGTTACATGCTGGCCTATATGCCAACGCTGGCGCTGGTGAACTCTGTGTCTTTTGGCCAGTTAAAACAACCTGAACTGGAGTTTGGTCAAATCCGGGTTTGGGGCACTATCGGCTGGATAGCTGCTGGTTTAGTCATCAGTTATGCCTTTGGTTGGGATGCCCAGCAGGCTATCGCAGATGGTGCGCTGAAAAATACCTTCCTGATGTGTGCCGTGGCTTCCTTAGTGTTGGGTTTATACAGCTTTACCTTACCTGCAACACCACCTGCGGGTCGTGGCCAACAACTGAAGTTAGGTGAGTTGCTGGGACTGGATGCTTTAGCACTGTTAAAAGATCGTAACTTCGCCTTGTTCTTTTTAGCCTCAGTGCTGATTTGTATTCCGCTGGCCTTTTATTACCAGAATGCCAACCCTTTCCTGACAGGTATAGGCGTTGAAAATGCCACAGGCAAAATGACTTTAGGCCAGGTGTCTGAAGTGTTATTTATGCTTGCTTTACCGCTGTTTCTGAATCGTTTTGGTATTCGCTGGACCTTATTATTAGGTATGGCGGCCTGGGTATTACGTTATGTGCTGTTTGCTTACGGTGATGCAGGTCAGGGCTTGTGGTTACTGGTGATTGGTATAGCGCTGCACGGTATTTGTTATGACTTCTTTTTTGTCTCAGGCCAGATTTACACCAACAGCAAAGCGGGCGTAAAAATCCGCAGTGCGGCTCAGGGTTTAATCACGTTAGCCACTTACGGTATAGGTATGCTGATTGGCTTTAGCGTTGCAGGCCAAATCACTCAGGCTTACAGCAGCGCTGAAGCGACAGACTGGACTTCCATCTGGTTATTCCCTGCTGTATTTGCTGCTGTGGTGCTGGTGCTGTTTGCGTTGATTTTCAAAAACGAGACCTTGCAACAAGCAGAGGACAAACAGCCATGA
- a CDS encoding 2OG-Fe(II) oxygenase family protein: MTRVQLAQQHLQQGRADLAIPLLRQQLEQVPQDAMAWKLAGFAWHEEQYETEAVHAFSQAAALQPSDASTLMALAQSRFFAGYSAVDHFYQLTTLTPGDLNAYRGLALALAADGEYSLAEQLLVQNLAAHPLWLDGHKLLSSMRFTSGDASHFSDNYRQACTQQPQQLALWLDWFRSHAQLKQWPQCQQILGLAEQRCGKHLQLTLARLFVAAESGDTAKAALLFAETSQVQDPVRAMALTRFQLRHGELKAAEQSALPWLQTVSATVFWPYISLIWRMLGAQSGEQRAWWLDTEPMQVKAFDLQLSTTELNVLCSVLRSLHKAKAPFAQQSVRGGTQTDQNILLRHEQPLHLLKHKLKTAVQSYVEQLPTALATHPLLGRTRDRSLQGRCRFSGSWSTLLKTQGFNVSHTHPSGWLSAALHLEIPTAKQLGQAPAGWLQFGAPPAELQLPLDPQLQHQPQAGTLVLFPATLWHNTVPFESGERLTLAFDIEPQPFISGEPG; encoded by the coding sequence ATGACCAGAGTTCAGCTGGCACAACAGCATCTGCAACAAGGCCGGGCCGATCTGGCGATACCGCTGCTGCGCCAACAGCTTGAACAGGTACCGCAGGATGCAATGGCCTGGAAGCTAGCAGGTTTTGCCTGGCATGAAGAACAATATGAAACAGAAGCTGTGCATGCCTTTAGCCAGGCCGCAGCTCTACAACCATCCGATGCCTCAACTCTGATGGCGTTGGCGCAAAGCCGCTTCTTTGCAGGTTACTCTGCTGTCGATCATTTTTATCAGCTCACCACTTTGACTCCGGGCGATTTAAATGCCTACCGTGGTTTAGCTTTGGCTTTAGCCGCTGATGGCGAATACAGTCTGGCAGAACAACTGTTAGTCCAAAATCTGGCGGCTCATCCGCTGTGGCTGGATGGTCACAAGTTATTAAGCAGCATGCGGTTTACATCAGGTGATGCCAGCCATTTTTCGGATAATTATCGACAAGCATGCACACAACAGCCTCAACAACTCGCACTTTGGCTTGACTGGTTTCGCAGTCATGCCCAGTTAAAACAATGGCCCCAATGTCAGCAGATTTTAGGCTTAGCCGAACAGCGTTGTGGTAAGCACTTGCAACTAACCTTAGCCCGGCTTTTTGTCGCAGCCGAATCAGGCGACACCGCAAAAGCGGCCTTGTTATTTGCAGAAACAAGTCAGGTACAAGATCCGGTGCGGGCTATGGCGTTAACCCGATTTCAGCTGCGCCATGGCGAATTGAAAGCTGCTGAACAAAGTGCCCTGCCCTGGCTTCAAACCGTATCAGCCACTGTATTCTGGCCTTACATCTCTTTGATTTGGCGTATGCTGGGAGCTCAATCAGGTGAGCAAAGAGCCTGGTGGCTGGACACTGAACCCATGCAGGTAAAAGCCTTTGATTTGCAGTTAAGCACTACTGAATTAAATGTGTTGTGCTCTGTTTTACGCTCCTTACACAAAGCCAAAGCACCTTTTGCCCAGCAGTCAGTTCGTGGTGGCACCCAAACTGATCAAAATATTCTGCTGCGCCATGAACAACCGCTGCATCTGTTAAAACATAAACTAAAAACTGCAGTGCAAAGCTATGTAGAGCAACTACCAACTGCGCTAGCTACGCATCCTTTGTTAGGACGAACACGCGACCGCTCTTTACAAGGCCGCTGTCGTTTTAGCGGCAGCTGGTCTACTTTACTAAAAACTCAGGGTTTTAATGTCAGCCACACTCATCCATCCGGTTGGCTCAGTGCAGCTTTGCATCTTGAGATCCCAACCGCAAAACAGTTGGGGCAAGCACCTGCTGGATGGCTGCAGTTTGGCGCACCACCTGCAGAGCTTCAACTGCCATTAGATCCTCAACTTCAGCATCAACCACAAGCTGGTACCCTGGTGTTATTTCCAGCCACCTTATGGCATAACACTGTGCCTTTTGAGTCGGGTGAACGTTTAACTCTGGCCTTTGATATTGAACCTCAGCCTTTTATTAGCGGAGAGCCCGGATGA
- a CDS encoding tryptophan halogenase family protein: MSYSGNNSIKKIVIVGGGTAGWMTAAALSNALQQGCQITLIESEQIGTVGVGEATIPPIRLFNQSLGINENDFIRATQGSFKLGIQFINWGRQNHSYFHPFGSYGRQFDLVSLHHHWLQAKLEGKAQAFDQYSMAWVAAQQGRFAPPVTDPRHVLSTHDYAYHFDAGLYARYLRQYSEAKGVLRIEGKINAVKQNPVSGFIEAVQLDNGQLIEGELFIDCSGFRGLLIEDTLKTGYQDWSHWLPCNRAWAVPSERGDFTPYTKSTAHAAGWQWRIPLQHRTGNGHVFSNHFMSEQQAQDVLLQNLEAKALAEPRMLQFVTGRRNLFWNKNVVAIGLASGFLEPLESTSIHLIQAGIAKLLALFPARDFDPLLTEEYNRVAIREIENIRDFIILHYKLTERDDSELWRYCAAMPVPDSLNYRIEQFKRQGRLIPGEMDLFGNTSWLAVHIGQFNTPQKTDAMLAYRSIEGAERLAKLSQAMQAAALSLPTHQQYIDQYCKAAPL, encoded by the coding sequence ATGAGCTATTCTGGAAACAACAGCATAAAAAAGATAGTGATAGTTGGCGGAGGCACAGCAGGCTGGATGACAGCTGCAGCCTTAAGTAATGCATTACAACAAGGCTGCCAGATCACGCTGATTGAATCTGAGCAAATAGGCACAGTTGGCGTAGGCGAAGCCACTATACCGCCGATTCGGTTGTTTAACCAAAGCCTGGGAATTAACGAAAACGACTTTATCCGCGCCACTCAAGGCTCTTTTAAACTTGGTATTCAGTTCATCAACTGGGGGCGGCAAAACCACAGTTATTTCCACCCTTTTGGCAGCTATGGCCGCCAGTTTGATTTGGTCAGCCTGCATCATCATTGGTTACAAGCAAAGCTTGAGGGTAAAGCACAAGCTTTTGATCAGTATTCTATGGCATGGGTGGCAGCACAACAGGGCCGTTTTGCGCCCCCTGTCACAGATCCACGCCATGTACTATCGACTCACGATTATGCCTATCATTTTGATGCCGGCCTTTATGCCCGCTATCTACGCCAGTACTCCGAAGCCAAAGGCGTACTGCGTATCGAAGGTAAAATCAACGCGGTAAAACAAAACCCTGTCTCAGGTTTTATTGAAGCAGTGCAGCTGGACAACGGTCAATTGATTGAAGGTGAGCTTTTTATCGATTGCTCCGGCTTTCGCGGTTTATTGATTGAAGACACACTAAAAACCGGTTATCAGGATTGGTCACACTGGCTGCCGTGCAACAGAGCCTGGGCAGTACCGAGTGAACGCGGCGACTTCACCCCATACACAAAATCCACAGCTCATGCTGCTGGCTGGCAATGGCGCATACCGCTGCAACACCGCACTGGCAATGGCCATGTATTCAGTAACCACTTTATGAGCGAGCAGCAAGCTCAGGATGTTCTGCTGCAAAACCTTGAAGCCAAAGCTTTAGCTGAACCCCGAATGCTGCAGTTTGTTACAGGACGACGGAACTTGTTCTGGAATAAAAACGTGGTGGCCATAGGCCTTGCCAGTGGCTTTTTAGAACCCTTGGAATCCACCAGTATTCATTTAATTCAGGCGGGTATAGCCAAGCTGTTAGCGCTGTTTCCGGCTAGAGATTTTGACCCTTTGCTGACTGAGGAATACAACAGAGTAGCGATTCGCGAAATAGAAAATATACGCGATTTCATCATTCTGCATTACAAGCTGACAGAGCGGGATGACAGCGAATTATGGCGTTACTGCGCAGCCATGCCAGTGCCAGACTCACTCAATTACCGGATAGAGCAATTTAAACGTCAGGGCCGCTTAATACCGGGCGAAATGGATTTATTTGGCAACACCAGCTGGCTGGCCGTGCATATAGGTCAGTTTAATACACCGCAAAAAACCGATGCTATGCTAGCTTATCGCAGCATTGAAGGCGCAGAACGATTAGCTAAACTCAGTCAGGCGATGCAGGCGGCGGCTTTGTCGCTGCCCACGCATCAACAGTATATAGACCAGTACTGTAAAGCCGCCCCACTCTAA
- a CDS encoding LacI family DNA-binding transcriptional regulator, with amino-acid sequence MSTIRDVAQQAGVSVATVSRALQQPDLVSLKTRTKVLTAVKQLGYKPNLMAVKFRSGKTRNLVVLVPTVANVFFARVISGMQQAAHDKGYSLLLCNTLADEEMEQSYARMVHTSQADGLVQLRAHNPFAQLDMKTGSVLPMVNACEVLDRIACPTVLLDNRAAACAMTEHLLQLGHKRIAMIKGPARSPLTRDRVAGYRDALNAAGVPFDESLLYPGDFTLQSGHKAATELLALPNPPSAMFCENDEMAIGAMQGIKQSGLKVPGDISVAGFDDISFAAFADPPLTTIAQPAEEFGSTAVSLLIDLIEGRLGKAPKVILPFDLIQRASTGPAPAGLG; translated from the coding sequence ATGTCTACTATTCGTGACGTAGCACAACAGGCTGGAGTGTCGGTGGCCACAGTGTCCCGGGCTTTGCAGCAGCCCGATTTGGTGTCACTGAAGACCCGAACTAAAGTGCTGACAGCAGTCAAACAGCTTGGCTATAAACCTAATTTGATGGCTGTAAAATTTCGCTCAGGTAAAACCCGTAATCTGGTCGTTCTGGTACCTACAGTGGCCAACGTATTTTTTGCCCGAGTGATCAGTGGCATGCAACAAGCTGCTCACGATAAAGGTTATTCACTGCTGTTATGCAATACGCTGGCAGATGAAGAAATGGAACAAAGTTATGCCCGTATGGTGCATACCTCGCAAGCGGATGGTCTGGTTCAGCTGCGCGCTCATAACCCCTTTGCTCAACTGGACATGAAAACCGGCTCTGTGTTGCCTATGGTCAATGCCTGTGAAGTATTAGACCGTATCGCCTGCCCTACTGTGTTATTGGATAACAGAGCAGCGGCCTGCGCTATGACCGAACATTTACTGCAGCTGGGGCACAAACGTATTGCAATGATTAAAGGCCCGGCCCGCAGCCCGTTAACCCGTGACAGGGTGGCAGGTTATCGCGATGCCTTAAATGCTGCTGGCGTCCCTTTTGATGAAAGCTTGTTGTATCCGGGCGATTTTACTTTGCAATCCGGCCATAAAGCGGCCACAGAATTATTGGCTTTGCCTAATCCACCCAGCGCCATGTTTTGCGAAAACGATGAAATGGCGATAGGTGCTATGCAAGGTATTAAACAAAGTGGCCTGAAAGTACCAGGCGATATCTCTGTGGCAGGTTTTGATGATATTTCTTTTGCCGCCTTTGCCGATCCGCCACTGACCACCATAGCTCAGCCCGCTGAAGAATTTGGCAGTACAGCGGTCAGCTTATTAATAGATTTAATCGAAGGTCGTCTGGGTAAAGCACCTAAAGTCATTTTACCTTTTGACCTTATTCAACGTGCCAGCACAGGTCCAGCTCCGGCTGGGTTAGGCTGA
- a CDS encoding Gfo/Idh/MocA family protein → MKTPAKQKIRMGMVGGGEGAFIGAVHRHAAALDGQIELVCGAFSRDAGNNQRTGDDLCLDPNRLYSSWQELVQQEAALPEDKRMQLLVIVTPNQLHVPISRAAIAADFHVFCEKPAGVTLAETQQLAVDLIASNSLYGLAHTYLGYPMVWQAKELVQNGTLGTIRKIFVEYPQGWLTEDLESSQNKQASWRTDPAQAGASGCMADIGTHAFGMAEFISGQHITELCAELKSHVEGRRLDDDGAALFRTDGGASGVLLASQICAGEENALKIRIYGEKGGLEWHQMEPNTLIVKPHGAPVQVLRAGAGQAGLGAEASRRCRLPAGHPEGYLEAMGNLYRDFAAAIRAGERGTPTGVPGIKAGMRGMAFIETVSSSQHSNEKWLSIPAID, encoded by the coding sequence ATGAAAACCCCAGCTAAACAAAAAATTCGTATGGGTATGGTCGGCGGCGGAGAAGGCGCTTTTATTGGTGCAGTGCATCGTCATGCTGCAGCGCTGGACGGCCAGATTGAATTAGTCTGTGGTGCTTTTAGCCGGGATGCCGGTAATAACCAGCGCACAGGTGACGATTTGTGTCTTGATCCGAATCGTCTGTACAGCAGCTGGCAAGAGTTAGTGCAGCAAGAAGCCGCATTACCTGAAGACAAACGGATGCAGCTTTTGGTGATAGTGACACCAAATCAGCTGCATGTGCCTATCAGCCGCGCTGCTATAGCTGCAGATTTTCATGTGTTTTGTGAAAAACCAGCTGGAGTCACGCTAGCTGAAACTCAGCAACTGGCTGTGGATTTGATTGCCAGCAATAGCCTCTATGGTTTGGCTCATACTTACCTTGGTTATCCTATGGTATGGCAAGCTAAAGAACTGGTGCAAAACGGCACTTTGGGCACTATCCGTAAAATTTTTGTTGAATACCCACAAGGCTGGCTGACCGAAGATTTAGAAAGCAGTCAGAACAAACAAGCCAGCTGGCGTACTGATCCCGCTCAGGCTGGTGCCAGTGGTTGTATGGCTGATATTGGTACCCATGCTTTTGGTATGGCGGAGTTTATCAGTGGCCAGCATATCACCGAACTTTGTGCTGAACTCAAAAGCCATGTAGAGGGCCGTCGTCTTGATGATGACGGTGCAGCTTTATTCCGCACAGATGGTGGCGCCAGTGGTGTTTTACTGGCAAGCCAAATTTGTGCTGGTGAAGAAAACGCGCTGAAAATCCGTATTTATGGTGAAAAAGGCGGGCTGGAGTGGCATCAGATGGAACCTAATACGCTGATTGTAAAACCTCACGGTGCTCCTGTTCAGGTATTGCGTGCCGGAGCTGGTCAGGCTGGTTTGGGCGCTGAAGCTTCTCGCCGCTGTCGTTTGCCAGCAGGTCACCCTGAAGGTTATCTGGAAGCTATGGGAAATTTATACCGTGATTTTGCCGCCGCTATCCGCGCTGGCGAACGTGGTACTCCTACTGGTGTGCCAGGCATTAAAGCCGGTATGCGGGGTATGGCATTTATTGAAACCGTCAGCAGCAGTCAGCATAGCAATGAAAAATGGCTGTCAATTCCTGCGATAGATTAA
- a CDS encoding TonB-dependent receptor domain-containing protein — MFKQQKVSVAVRQVLFASTLIATGPVWAQSTAATEAAGSEKAETEAFETIVVTGSVPGRTQIESAIAVTSVDAEMIKDFQPSSEAEVFRMIPGIQVAGTSGPGGNSNIAVRGLPVATGGSPFVQIQEDGLPTVLFGDLQFGNNDYWTRFDSSVDRVEGVRGGTAGTFSSQSPGAIINYISNYGDVEGGLLRLNTGVGHDEKKVDFRYGGAASDSVNFHVGGYVKQGKGPLDAAFNVSESAQVKANVTKFFEDDVSYFRVLVKVADTQEPNYTGAPALANYDGNSFSDLRPYPGFDGRNQSNYSIHNQEFLIVNREGVTERVEMSGITTESFSLGNELHYEFKNDILLDNKMRWTDMSGGFTSPFFNAATTASVLGSTVNGAVVNSIRFANGPRAGELYDSAYLNNNTNVNTNIRDVGSFVNDLAVSKEFAIDDNTFTARAGYFYMNQNVAADWHTNRTYSELSGDNPAMLDLFDDAGNQLTANGIAGFNDNWGSSNARDYDLAYTDTAPYLALDFDTDLFTLDTSVRRDTVDASGWTAAGGEVFNTVVDGVAIPTLIPNGARENLNYSVSYTSWTVGGLYKLNEDTSLFTRASKGGRFNGDRQTVSGKINADGSLNQQGLTSAVDFVNQYELGVKRRGEVLDGYYTFELTLLKGDFKQSTYELSATRCGGVAGGCVIDAEYKSQGAEILGTVRIGDFSLVGNATYSDAEKLSAGTTNWTRADGIPDLIYTLSSNYHINDQWITGLNITGQTAAIDGAGNEYPDNYTLGGSLRYSPTDNLEFGFQVYNLTDEFDIRGSGGLADASVTPTVISGSPVIGRTATASVTVTF, encoded by the coding sequence ATGTTCAAGCAACAGAAAGTTTCAGTGGCGGTACGGCAGGTATTATTCGCATCTACACTTATTGCAACTGGCCCTGTCTGGGCACAAAGCACGGCAGCCACAGAAGCAGCAGGATCAGAAAAAGCTGAAACCGAAGCCTTTGAAACCATAGTAGTCACTGGTAGCGTACCGGGCCGTACCCAGATTGAATCTGCTATTGCGGTCACCAGCGTAGATGCGGAAATGATCAAAGATTTCCAACCCAGCTCAGAAGCTGAAGTATTCCGTATGATCCCAGGCATTCAGGTGGCCGGTACTTCGGGCCCTGGCGGTAACTCAAATATCGCTGTGCGCGGTTTGCCTGTAGCAACTGGCGGCTCACCTTTTGTGCAAATTCAGGAAGACGGTTTACCAACAGTGTTATTTGGTGATCTACAGTTTGGTAACAACGACTACTGGACCCGTTTTGATTCAAGTGTTGACCGGGTTGAAGGTGTGCGTGGCGGTACAGCAGGTACATTCTCCTCTCAGTCACCTGGCGCTATTATCAACTACATCAGTAACTACGGTGACGTTGAAGGTGGTTTACTCCGCCTGAACACTGGTGTTGGCCATGACGAGAAAAAAGTTGATTTCCGTTATGGTGGAGCAGCCAGCGACAGCGTTAATTTCCATGTTGGTGGTTATGTCAAACAAGGCAAAGGCCCATTAGATGCAGCTTTTAACGTCAGTGAAAGTGCACAGGTAAAAGCCAACGTCACCAAGTTTTTTGAAGATGATGTCAGTTATTTCCGCGTGTTGGTAAAAGTAGCAGACACTCAGGAACCGAACTACACAGGGGCTCCTGCACTGGCCAACTACGACGGCAACAGTTTCAGCGATTTACGCCCTTACCCTGGTTTTGATGGCCGTAATCAATCGAACTACTCTATCCACAACCAGGAGTTTCTGATCGTCAACCGCGAAGGTGTGACAGAGCGGGTAGAGATGTCTGGTATTACTACTGAATCATTTTCACTTGGTAACGAGCTGCATTACGAATTCAAAAACGACATCCTGCTGGACAATAAAATGCGCTGGACAGATATGAGCGGCGGCTTTACTTCGCCTTTCTTTAACGCAGCTACCACAGCCAGTGTGTTAGGTTCAACAGTCAATGGTGCAGTAGTAAACAGTATTCGTTTTGCCAATGGCCCACGAGCTGGTGAGTTGTACGATTCAGCCTATCTGAACAACAACACCAACGTAAATACCAACATTCGTGATGTTGGCAGCTTTGTAAACGATTTAGCTGTATCCAAAGAATTCGCCATAGACGACAACACTTTTACGGCACGCGCTGGTTATTTTTACATGAACCAGAATGTGGCAGCGGACTGGCATACCAACAGAACCTATTCTGAACTCAGCGGCGATAATCCAGCTATGCTGGATTTATTTGATGATGCAGGCAATCAGTTAACTGCAAACGGTATCGCAGGTTTCAATGATAACTGGGGCAGCTCAAACGCCCGCGATTACGACTTAGCCTACACAGACACAGCCCCATACCTGGCGCTGGATTTTGATACGGATCTCTTTACGCTGGATACCAGCGTACGTCGTGACACTGTGGATGCTTCAGGTTGGACAGCAGCTGGTGGAGAAGTATTTAACACTGTGGTTGATGGTGTGGCTATTCCAACGTTGATCCCTAATGGTGCCCGCGAAAACCTGAACTACTCTGTCAGTTACACTTCCTGGACTGTAGGTGGTTTGTATAAATTAAACGAAGACACCAGCCTCTTTACACGGGCATCCAAAGGTGGCCGTTTTAACGGTGATCGTCAAACCGTCAGCGGTAAAATTAATGCCGATGGTTCGTTAAATCAGCAAGGCTTAACTTCAGCGGTCGACTTTGTGAATCAGTACGAGCTGGGTGTGAAACGCCGTGGTGAAGTGCTGGATGGTTATTACACTTTTGAGCTGACCTTACTCAAAGGTGACTTTAAACAAAGCACTTATGAGTTATCTGCGACCCGCTGTGGTGGCGTAGCAGGTGGTTGTGTGATTGACGCTGAATACAAATCTCAGGGCGCTGAAATTCTAGGTACAGTGCGGATTGGCGACTTCTCGCTGGTGGGTAACGCTACTTATTCAGATGCAGAAAAACTATCAGCAGGAACAACAAACTGGACCCGTGCTGACGGTATTCCTGATTTAATTTATACCCTGTCATCCAACTATCATATTAATGATCAATGGATCACAGGCTTAAATATTACAGGTCAGACAGCAGCTATTGACGGTGCTGGTAATGAATATCCGGACAACTACACCTTAGGTGGTAGCCTGAGATACAGCCCAACTGATAATCTGGAATTTGGCTTTCAGGTGTATAACCTGACAGATGAATTTGATATCCGTGGCAGCGGTGGTTTAGCAGACGCTTCAGTAACGCCGACCGTGATTTCAGGCTCTCCTGTGATTGGCCGTACAGCGACAGCTTCAGTGACAGTGACTTTCTAA